The Ictalurus punctatus breed USDA103 chromosome 9, Coco_2.0, whole genome shotgun sequence genome contains a region encoding:
- the vps39 gene encoding vam6/Vps39-like protein isoform X1: protein MHDAYEPVPILEKLPLQIDCLAAWEDWLLVGTKPGHLLLYRIKKDAGTNRFEVTLEKSNKNFSKKIQQLYVVSQYKILVSLLENNIHVHDLLTFQQITVVSKAKGATLFACDLQQSNSGDVTLRMCVAVKKKLQLYYWKDREFHELQGDFAVPDIPKSMAWCENSLCVGFKRDYYLIRMDGRGSIKELFPTGKQLEPLVAPLADGKVAVGQDDLTVVLNEEGTCTQKCALNWTDIPVAMEHQPPYIIAVLPRYVEIRTFEPRLLVQSVELQRPRFITSAGPNIVYVASNHFVWRLVPVSIASQIRQLLQDKQFELALQLAKMKDDADGDKKQQIHHIQNLYAFNLFCQKRFDDSMQVFAKLGTDPTHVIGLYPDLLPSDYRKQLHYPNPLPTLSGVELERAHLALIDYLTQKRSHLVKQLNDSDPSTTSPLMEGTPTIKSRKKLLQIIDTTLLKCYLHTNVALVSPLLRLENNHCHVEESEYVLKKAHKYSELIILYEKKGLHQKALQVLLDQSTKANSPLKGHERTVQYLQRLGAENLGIIFEFSPWVLKICPDDGLKIFTEDLTEVELLPRDKVLDFLKEGFKELAVPYLEHIVYVWEETVPEFHNVLIQLYLERLQVLMKEYLNSLPEGVPPVAAGKEEGELGELRKKLLTFLDISSCYEPEILISDFPFDGLLEERALLLGRMGKHEQALFIYVHILKDTYMAEEYCHKHYDKSADGNKDTAAISSVQVYLSLLRMYLSPPDAHCLGPIKMELSEPQANLQAALQVLELHHSKLNTTKAIDLLPANTQIREIRVFLESVLEENAQRKRFDQVLKSLLQAEFLRVQEERIFHQQVKCIITEEKTCRVCKKKIGNSAFARYPNGVVVHYFCCKDRSVCPTEQ from the exons ATGCATGACGCCTACGAGCCCGTGCCTATTTTGGAGAAACTGCCCCTCCAGATTGACTGTCTTGCGGCCTGGG AGGATTGGCTCCTGGTGGGGACTAAACCAGGTCATCTCCTCCTCTACCGAATCAAGAAGGATGCAG gcacaaacagatttgagGTAACGCTAGAGAAATCCAACAAGAACTTCTCCAAGAAGATCCAGCAG CTGTATGTTGTATCCCAGTACAAGATTTTGGTCAGTCTCTTAG AAAATAACATCCATGTCCATGACTTGCTCACATTCCAGCAGATCACTGTGGTATCGAAGGCCAAGGGTGCAACACTGTTTGCCTGTGACCtgcag CAGTCCAATTCAGGTGACGTAACGTTACGGATGTGCGTTGCTGTCAAGAAGAAACTTCAACTGTATTACTGGAAAGACAGGGAGTTTCATGAATTACAG GGAGATTTCGCGGTTCCTGATATTCCGAAGTCCATGGCTTGGTGCGAAAATTCCCTATGTGTGGGTTTCAAGCGCGACTACTATCTGATCCGG ATGGATGGACGTGGCTCAATAAAAGAGCTTTTCCCAACAGGGAAGCAACTGGAGCCACTGGTTGCCCCGCTGGCTGATGGGAAAGTAGCTGTGGGTCAGGATGACCTCACTGTTGTCTTGAATGAGGAAGGAACCTGCACACAGAAGTGTGCCCTCAACTGGACTGACATCCCTGTTGCAATGG AGCACCAACCTCCTTACATTATAGCTGTGCTGCCGCGGTATGTGGAGATTCGCACCTTTGAGCCAAGGTTGTTGGTGCAGAGTGTGGAGTTGCAGAGGCCACGCTTCATCACCTCTGCAGG GCCCAATATCGTGTATGTTGCCAGCAACCATTTTGTCTGGCGACTTGTGCCAGTCTCCATAGCAAGCCAGATTCGGCAGCTCCTACAGGACAAACAGTTTGAGCTGGCTCTTCAGCTAGCG AAGATGAAGGATGATGCAGATGGGGATAAGAAGCAGCAGATTCACCATATTCAGAATTTGTATGCCTTTAATCTCTTCTGTCAGAAGCGTTTTGATGACTCTATGCAGGTGTTTGCCAAGCTGGGGACAG ATCCAACTCATGTGATCGGGCTGTATCCAGACCTCCTTCCCTCTGACTACCGTAAACAGCTGCATTACCCCAATCCTTTGCCCACACTCTCTGGAGTAGAGCTGGAGAGGGCCCACCTGGCTCTCATAGACTACCTAACGCag aaGCGCAGTCATTTGGTGAAGCAGCTGAATGACTCTGACCCCTCCACCACATCCCCGCTTATGGAGGGCACACCTACAATCAAAAGCCGCAAGAAGCTTCTCCAGATCATAGACACCACCCTGCTCAAATGCTACctccat aCCAATGTGGCCTTGGTGTCACCCCTTCTGCGTCTCGAAAACAATCACTGTCATGTGGAGGAGAGTGAGTATGTGCTGAAGAAGGCGCACAAGTACAGTGAGCTCATCATCCTCTATGAGAAGAAGGGCTTGCATCAGAAGG CCCTGCAGGTCCTGCTGGATCAGTCTACTAAAGCCAACTCCCCTCTAAAGGGTCATGAGCGGACAGTGCAGTATCTCCAGAGACTGG GGGCAGAGAATCTGGGCATTATCTTTGAGTTTTCCCCATGGGTGCTGAAGATTTGTCCAGACGATGGCCTCAAG ATTTTTACAGAGGACCTTACGGAGGTAGAACTGCTGCCCAGAGACAAGGTGCTAGACTTCCTGAAGGAGGGTTTTAAGGAGCTAGCTGTGCCATATCTGGAGCACATTGTCTATGTGTGGGAGGAAACCGTCCCTGAGTTCCACAATGTGCTGATCCAGCTCTACCTGGAGAGATTACAAGTGCTGATGAAAGAATATCTCAACTCGCTGCCTGAGG GTGTCCCACCTGTGGCTGCAGGAAAGGAGGAAGGAGAGCTTGGGGAGTTACGGAAGAAGCTGTTGACTTTCTTAGATATTTCAAGCTGTTATGAGCCAGAGATTCTCATCAGTGACTTCCCATTTGATG GTCTGTTGGAGGAGCGAGCCTTGCTTCTAGGCCGCATGGGAAAACACGAGCAAGCACTTTTTATATACGTGCACATATTGAAGGACACGTACATGGCCGAGGA GTATTGTCACAAACATTATGACAAATCAGCAGATGGAAATAAAGAT ACTGCTGCTATCTCCTCTGTGCAggtgtatctgtctctcttgcgCATGTACCTGTCTCCTCCAGACGCACACTGTCTGGGTCCGATTAAGATGGAGCTGTCTGAGCCCCAGGCTAATCTTCAGGCTGCTCTGCAGGTCCTTGAGCTGCACCACAGCAAGCTCAACACTACTAAG GCAATAGACCTGCTTCCAGCAAACACTCAGATCAGAGAGATCCGTGTGTTTCTCGAGAGCGTGTTGGAGGAGAACGCCCAGAGGAAACGCTTCGACCAGGTGCTCAAGAGTCTGCTGCAGGCCGAGTTCCTCCGG GTCCAAGAAGAGCGAATCTTTCATCAGCAGGTGAAGTGTATCATTACTGAAGAGAAGACCTGCCGGGTGTGTAAGAAGAAAATTGGAAACAG TGCCTTTGCCAGGTATCCAAACGGTGTGGTGGTCCACTACTTTTGCTGTAAGGATCGCAGCGTGTGTCCCACAGAGCAATGA
- the vps39 gene encoding vam6/Vps39-like protein isoform X2 has product MHDAYEPVPILEKLPLQIDCLAAWEDWLLVGTKPGHLLLYRIKKDAGTNRFEVTLEKSNKNFSKKIQQLYVVSQYKILVSLLENNIHVHDLLTFQQITVVSKAKGATLFACDLQQSNSGDVTLRMCVAVKKKLQLYYWKDREFHELQGDFAVPDIPKSMAWCENSLCVGFKRDYYLIRMDGRGSIKELFPTGKQLEPLVAPLADGKVAVGQDDLTVVLNEEGTCTQKCALNWTDIPVAMEHQPPYIIAVLPRYVEIRTFEPRLLVQSVELQRPRFITSAGPNIVYVASNHFVWRLVPVSIASQIRQLLQDKQFELALQLAKMKDDADGDKKQQIHHIQNLYAFNLFCQKRFDDSMQVFAKLGTDPTHVIGLYPDLLPSDYRKQLHYPNPLPTLSGVELERAHLALIDYLTQKRSHLVKQLNDSDPSTTSPLMEGTPTIKSRKKLLQIIDTTLLKCYLHTNVALVSPLLRLENNHCHVEESEYVLKKAHKYSELIILYEKKGLHQKALQVLLDQSTKANSPLKGHERTVQYLQRLGAENLGIIFEFSPWVLKICPDDGLKIFTEDLTEVELLPRDKVLDFLKEGFKELAVPYLEHIVYVWEETVPEFHNVLIQLYLERLQVLMKEYLNSLPEGVPPVAAGKEEGELGELRKKLLTFLDISSCYEPEILISDFPFDGLLEERALLLGRMGKHEQALFIYVHILKDTYMAEEYCHKHYDKSADGNKDVYLSLLRMYLSPPDAHCLGPIKMELSEPQANLQAALQVLELHHSKLNTTKAIDLLPANTQIREIRVFLESVLEENAQRKRFDQVLKSLLQAEFLRVQEERIFHQQVKCIITEEKTCRVCKKKIGNSAFARYPNGVVVHYFCCKDRSVCPTEQ; this is encoded by the exons ATGCATGACGCCTACGAGCCCGTGCCTATTTTGGAGAAACTGCCCCTCCAGATTGACTGTCTTGCGGCCTGGG AGGATTGGCTCCTGGTGGGGACTAAACCAGGTCATCTCCTCCTCTACCGAATCAAGAAGGATGCAG gcacaaacagatttgagGTAACGCTAGAGAAATCCAACAAGAACTTCTCCAAGAAGATCCAGCAG CTGTATGTTGTATCCCAGTACAAGATTTTGGTCAGTCTCTTAG AAAATAACATCCATGTCCATGACTTGCTCACATTCCAGCAGATCACTGTGGTATCGAAGGCCAAGGGTGCAACACTGTTTGCCTGTGACCtgcag CAGTCCAATTCAGGTGACGTAACGTTACGGATGTGCGTTGCTGTCAAGAAGAAACTTCAACTGTATTACTGGAAAGACAGGGAGTTTCATGAATTACAG GGAGATTTCGCGGTTCCTGATATTCCGAAGTCCATGGCTTGGTGCGAAAATTCCCTATGTGTGGGTTTCAAGCGCGACTACTATCTGATCCGG ATGGATGGACGTGGCTCAATAAAAGAGCTTTTCCCAACAGGGAAGCAACTGGAGCCACTGGTTGCCCCGCTGGCTGATGGGAAAGTAGCTGTGGGTCAGGATGACCTCACTGTTGTCTTGAATGAGGAAGGAACCTGCACACAGAAGTGTGCCCTCAACTGGACTGACATCCCTGTTGCAATGG AGCACCAACCTCCTTACATTATAGCTGTGCTGCCGCGGTATGTGGAGATTCGCACCTTTGAGCCAAGGTTGTTGGTGCAGAGTGTGGAGTTGCAGAGGCCACGCTTCATCACCTCTGCAGG GCCCAATATCGTGTATGTTGCCAGCAACCATTTTGTCTGGCGACTTGTGCCAGTCTCCATAGCAAGCCAGATTCGGCAGCTCCTACAGGACAAACAGTTTGAGCTGGCTCTTCAGCTAGCG AAGATGAAGGATGATGCAGATGGGGATAAGAAGCAGCAGATTCACCATATTCAGAATTTGTATGCCTTTAATCTCTTCTGTCAGAAGCGTTTTGATGACTCTATGCAGGTGTTTGCCAAGCTGGGGACAG ATCCAACTCATGTGATCGGGCTGTATCCAGACCTCCTTCCCTCTGACTACCGTAAACAGCTGCATTACCCCAATCCTTTGCCCACACTCTCTGGAGTAGAGCTGGAGAGGGCCCACCTGGCTCTCATAGACTACCTAACGCag aaGCGCAGTCATTTGGTGAAGCAGCTGAATGACTCTGACCCCTCCACCACATCCCCGCTTATGGAGGGCACACCTACAATCAAAAGCCGCAAGAAGCTTCTCCAGATCATAGACACCACCCTGCTCAAATGCTACctccat aCCAATGTGGCCTTGGTGTCACCCCTTCTGCGTCTCGAAAACAATCACTGTCATGTGGAGGAGAGTGAGTATGTGCTGAAGAAGGCGCACAAGTACAGTGAGCTCATCATCCTCTATGAGAAGAAGGGCTTGCATCAGAAGG CCCTGCAGGTCCTGCTGGATCAGTCTACTAAAGCCAACTCCCCTCTAAAGGGTCATGAGCGGACAGTGCAGTATCTCCAGAGACTGG GGGCAGAGAATCTGGGCATTATCTTTGAGTTTTCCCCATGGGTGCTGAAGATTTGTCCAGACGATGGCCTCAAG ATTTTTACAGAGGACCTTACGGAGGTAGAACTGCTGCCCAGAGACAAGGTGCTAGACTTCCTGAAGGAGGGTTTTAAGGAGCTAGCTGTGCCATATCTGGAGCACATTGTCTATGTGTGGGAGGAAACCGTCCCTGAGTTCCACAATGTGCTGATCCAGCTCTACCTGGAGAGATTACAAGTGCTGATGAAAGAATATCTCAACTCGCTGCCTGAGG GTGTCCCACCTGTGGCTGCAGGAAAGGAGGAAGGAGAGCTTGGGGAGTTACGGAAGAAGCTGTTGACTTTCTTAGATATTTCAAGCTGTTATGAGCCAGAGATTCTCATCAGTGACTTCCCATTTGATG GTCTGTTGGAGGAGCGAGCCTTGCTTCTAGGCCGCATGGGAAAACACGAGCAAGCACTTTTTATATACGTGCACATATTGAAGGACACGTACATGGCCGAGGA GTATTGTCACAAACATTATGACAAATCAGCAGATGGAAATAAAGAT gtgtatctgtctctcttgcgCATGTACCTGTCTCCTCCAGACGCACACTGTCTGGGTCCGATTAAGATGGAGCTGTCTGAGCCCCAGGCTAATCTTCAGGCTGCTCTGCAGGTCCTTGAGCTGCACCACAGCAAGCTCAACACTACTAAG GCAATAGACCTGCTTCCAGCAAACACTCAGATCAGAGAGATCCGTGTGTTTCTCGAGAGCGTGTTGGAGGAGAACGCCCAGAGGAAACGCTTCGACCAGGTGCTCAAGAGTCTGCTGCAGGCCGAGTTCCTCCGG GTCCAAGAAGAGCGAATCTTTCATCAGCAGGTGAAGTGTATCATTACTGAAGAGAAGACCTGCCGGGTGTGTAAGAAGAAAATTGGAAACAG TGCCTTTGCCAGGTATCCAAACGGTGTGGTGGTCCACTACTTTTGCTGTAAGGATCGCAGCGTGTGTCCCACAGAGCAATGA